The sequence GGCTCATCCGCACCGCGCGTGAGGTCAATGATGCCAAGCCTCATCACGTGACGGCGCGCATCCGCGACGCGGCGGCGCGGTTCAAGAAGCCGACGATCGGCCTGCTGGGCCTTTCCTACAAGCAGGATATCGACGATCTGCGCGAGTCACCCGCCGTCGAGATAGCCCGCGAGTTCAGGAACGATCCGGGCGTCGACCTGCTGGTCTGCGAGCCGTTCGTGCGATCGCATGCCGAGTTCGCGCTGGCGCCGCTCGACGAGGTCATGCGCCGGGCCGATATCGTCGTGCTGCTGGTTCCGCATACGGTATTCCGCAACATCGACCGCGAGCTGCTCAAGCCCAAGGTCGTCATCGACACATGCGGCGTCTGGTGACCGTTCCGTACGCCGGCCCGCGGGAGACAATCCAGCAATGAAGCTGTTACTCATCGATCCGCCGTTCAAGAGCTTCACCGGCATCTTCGGCTTCTACTTTCCGCTCGGACTGGCCTACCTGGCGGGCGCCGCGCGCAAAGCCGGGTTCGACTGTTCGATCCTCGACATGGATGCGGCCGAGCCAAAAACCGGAACGCTCGATTTCGCGCATGAATACGAGCGATATGCCACGTATATCGAGGCGCTGAACGACCCGCGCCACCCGACCTGGGACTTGCTGCGTACGCTCGTTCTCGACCAGAAGCCCGACGTGATCGGCGTGACGGCGATGACGACGAAGTTCGGCACGACGATGCAGACGATCCGCTTCTGCCGGGAGGTTCTGCCGCGCGTCCCCATCATCGTCGGCGGCCCGCACGCCTCGACGATGCCCGATCTCACGATGAGCATGCCGGAAGTCGATTACGTGCTGCGTGGCGAGGCCGACGAGAGTCTGCCCGAACTCCTGGTCGCCCTGCGCGACGGCCGCGACGTGGGCGGCATCCGCGGGCTCAGCTTTCGTCGCGACGGAAAGGTCGTCCACAATCCCGACCGGGCGTTCGCTCAGAATCTCGATGCCCTCGCCCTGCCGGCCCGCGACGCATTATTACATCCGGAAAACTATTCTTCCGAAGACATGGGTGTCATCCTGACCTCGCGCGGCTGTCCGTTCGCGTGCAGCTACTGTTTCCACATGTGGGAACGGCGCGTGCGGTACCGCTCGATCCCGAACATCATCGAGGAGATCGTGCAGGTTCATGACGCCTACGGAACGACGCAGTTCTCGTTCAAGGACGACTCGTTCACGGTGAAGAAGAAGCACGTGCGCGACTTGTGCGAGGCGATCGGGCGACTTCCGTTCAAGATCAGCTGGTCATGCACGACGCGCGTCGATCTGATGGAGGACGAACTGCTCGAGATCATGAAAGACGCCGGCTGCGTGCAGGTGAGCGTCGGCATCGAGACCGGCTCGGAGCGCATCCTGAAGGAGACCGACAAGGGCATCACCCACGCCCAGATCGAGCGCGCGGCCCGCATGCTGAACCGGCACCGCATCTTCTGGAGCGGCTACTTCATGATCGGCCTGCCGACCGAGACCGAGCAGGACATGCGGCTGACGATCGAGTATCTGCGCAAGGTGCGCCCGTACTACGGCGGACTGGGGGTCTACAACCCGTTCCCGCGCACCAAGCTGTTCGACCAGGGCGTCGAGCTCGGCCTGCTCGACCCGCAGCCGCCGCTGGAGCATTTCCTGAAGA is a genomic window of Candidatus Ozemobacteraceae bacterium containing:
- a CDS encoding radical SAM protein — protein: MKLLLIDPPFKSFTGIFGFYFPLGLAYLAGAARKAGFDCSILDMDAAEPKTGTLDFAHEYERYATYIEALNDPRHPTWDLLRTLVLDQKPDVIGVTAMTTKFGTTMQTIRFCREVLPRVPIIVGGPHASTMPDLTMSMPEVDYVLRGEADESLPELLVALRDGRDVGGIRGLSFRRDGKVVHNPDRAFAQNLDALALPARDALLHPENYSSEDMGVILTSRGCPFACSYCFHMWERRVRYRSIPNIIEEIVQVHDAYGTTQFSFKDDSFTVKKKHVRDLCEAIGRLPFKISWSCTTRVDLMEDELLEIMKDAGCVQVSVGIETGSERILKETDKGITHAQIERAARMLNRHRIFWSGYFMIGLPTETEQDMRLTIEYLRKVRPYYGGLGVYNPFPRTKLFDQGVELGLLDPQPPLEHFLKTNPKDLFFKDPRRRVVEVPHERFEQIVAEAMQVFHAHNTNPFSMIRRGFARRRTYMADPSLLWRDLSKAWEMIRSKFGFFATHP